TCCTGAGATAATTCCGCAGTACAAGTAACCGGTTCAGGCGACCGAGTTTAGAATCGTCGGCCTTTTTTAAAGCACCGAGGTTAAGCAGTTCTCCTTTATAATCATATTGGATGTCGTCAAGTACGCTCGCGATATGCACCTGATACCCCGCATCTGCCAACAGGATGGACAGCAAGGCGGCAGAACGCTCTGCACCGCCACCGCCAAGCGAGGAGGTCACGATAAGCACTTTAATCCGATCCATTTACTTTCATATATTTGCCAAATATACTAATATATGGACATCTTACTCGTAGGGGAATACAGCCGGCTGCACAATTCGCTGAAGGAAGGCCTGATAGAAAACGGCCACCGTGTGCGGCTCGCTGGTTTTGCCGACGGGTTTAAGGATTATCCTGTGGATTTAAAATTCAACAAGCCCTGGGATTGCGGTTTTCTCAGGAAGATTAAAGTCCTTGTCCATAAAATAACCGGATTTAATGTCAGTTCTTACCTGATTTACCGCCAGTTTTACAAAAACCGGGCGCTTTTTTCAGGACATGACGTGGTGCAACTGATCAATGAAAACAGCTTTTACTGTGGTTACCATTATGAGCGAAAAATCCTCGAATACATTTTCAGGAACAACAAAAAAGTCTTCCTGCTTTCGTGCGGCAGCGATTATACGAATGTGAGGTACTGTTTTCAGAATCCCGGATTTAAATCGGTGGTGCAACCCTACCTGGCGGGCAAAATAAAGAAAAAGGATTTCCTGCCGGTGCTGAAATTCCGCAAAGCGGGTTACCGCAAACTTCACGATTACCTGTATGAGCACATTTCAGGTGTTATCGCGTCCGACCTGGATTATCATGTGCCGTTGGCTGGCCATCCGAAATACCTGGGCATGATTCCCAATCCGGTCAATCTCGAAAAATTACGTACCGAGGATGACGGCCATTCGGACAAGATTGTCATTTTCTTAGGCATCAACCAGGAGAATTATTTTCGGAAAGGCATCGATTTTTTTGAAAAGGCTTTGGCTGTCATTCAGCACAAGTATGCCAAACAGGTAGAGATTATCGTAACACGGAACCTTCCGTACAACCAATACATTTCCGCTTACAACCGCGCCCACATTATACTGGACCAGACCTATTCACTGGATCAGGGATACAATGCGCTCGAAGCCATGGCCAAAGGCAAAGTGGTATTTACCGGCGCCGAAAAATTATTTGAAACCCATTATGGCCTGACCGAAAAAGTAGCCGTAAACGCGTTGCCTGACACGGATTATATTGTGAAACAACTCGCATTCCTGATTGAGCATCCCGAAGAAATCAAAGCCATTGGGAAGCGCGCGGAAGCGTTTATAAAGACGCAACACGATCACGCCGGAATCGCCCGAAAATACGTGTCGATATGGGAATAACCGAATCGTTACGTCATTTTTGCCGTTCGGGCTGGCCGGCGTATCTCATCCCGCTGGCCGTGTCAGTGTATTATGCCGTGGTGATGCCGGTTTCCTACGATGAGGCGTGGACATACATCCACTTCACCCACAAAGGGTTTATCACCTCGGTAACGCATTATCCTGCACCGAACAACCACATCCTGCACTCGGTGCTAACGAATATCACGAAATACATCCCGCTTTGGACAGACCTGCTGAAACTGCGCGTATCGAGTATCGTGGCCAATTTCGTTTCGTTGATCGTGCTCTACCGCCTGGTATCAGCACATTACAACACGAGGCTGGCGCTCGCCGTAGTAGCGGTCTCATCAATGCTTTTCATGAATGTGTATTACAGTTATATGTCGCGCGGTTACGCGTTGTACAATTTGTTTTTCATCAGCGCGCTGTTTGCTGCCTTTAATATCATAAAGAACCTTCGGGTGCGGCGCAATTGGATCCTGCTCAGTGTATGTTGTATCCTCGGGCTTTGTACGGTGCCTACTTTCGTTTATGCTGTGGTCATCCTTCATGTTTTTGTTGTCGTTTCGCTAAGAAAATTAACGCGTGCACAGATTATATCGGGTTACAGCATCGTGCTGGGCACCGCACTGTTGTACCTGCCTGTGGTGTGGTACGACGGGATCGGGGCGCTGACGAAAATTTCCCATAAGATGGGAATGACGTTTTATCAGGCGGCCAAATCGATGCCGGGGCATTACCTCGATATGTTCCGGCAGATTTCGGGAGTCCATTGGATATTGTTTTTAATACTCCTCGGATGGTCATGCTTCAGGTTGCTGAAAACCCGTGACCGCAATGATCTCACGTTCGCGGCAACGATGCTCGTCTTACCGGCAGTCATCCTGCCGATACACCACCTGGTGCCGTTTGTGCGGGTTTTCAATTATTACAGCGCCATCTTTGTGCTGATCATATTGCTGCCTTATACAAATCAGATTGGCAGGCTGCGATTAAAAGTCTTGCTGCCCATACTGATTGGGATACAATCATTGCTTTTGCTGAATTTCAGCCGTGCGGTACTCCAATTTGAGGAAAAGGACCTGGCCATCAATCTTACTGCCGATCGCATCATTCCTGAAATCATTGGCGAGAAGCGTTACTTTTTCGACGGCGTCATCCTGTGTACCAACCTGGAATTCCACCTCATCACCGAAGGATATAAAAAATATAAGATTACGGATTGCGAGCCCTTCCCGCTCAATACCGATACGCTGTCCGGGTATGATTATGCTTTCGTTCGCAGGGACATGGACAAAACGGCCCGCCGCACCGTATTTTTTAAAACCCCGTACTACAACATCTACAAAATAAAATGAAAACGCAACAGCCTCTTAACATACGCCTGATGCTGTTGCTGATCCTGCTGGTATCGGTGGCCAAAATTGTCCTCATCAACAAGGGTTTCCTTGCGTTCCCTGACGAAGGCCGCTACCGCGCGGCAGGGCAGATATTGAAAAGCCTCGCAAACGCGGATTGGCATGCAGCAATCGAATTCCTGTTTTCCACCAAAGGAAGGCCCGGCGACACCACCCTTAAAATTGTTCCGACGGTACTGCAATATGGCAACGCCTCGCTGTTCGGGCTTGAAATATACGAACCGGCAAATTCGTGGCCGGTATTTGCATACAACCTGGCCATCCATGCCCTGCTGCTGCTGTTGCATTACCGTGTGTCGCGGCACTTCCTTAAGGACAGGTTCCTGGCGCTGTTCAGCGTTTTGGTTTTTGCGACTTTGGTGGTCTCATATATTTCCCTACGCCACGCCGACCCATACGATGCGAGTCTGTTGATCCTTTATTACGTATTTTATAAACTGGTTTCGACGAACGGCGTAACCACCCGAAAAATGTTTGTTTACGGCGGTCTGGCGTTTTTCGGGTATTTGTGCTATCCGGGTTACGTTCTGCTTTTCCTGGCCATCCCATTGGTTTACCTGATAAGGAAAATAAGCACATCAGGGTCCGCCAAAGCATTCAGTCGCGTATTGGCTTTTGCGGCAGGAAGCAGTGTTTGCCTGGTGGTGTTTGAGGCACTTGCACAGATCGGCGGCACCTCGTTCATCAAAAACTCCCTTTTGTTGTCAGGGACTATCGTACAGGGCTCGTTTGAGGAATGCTTCTCGTTCGTGTTCAGGTACCTTTGCGAAGCCGAAGGTATTAACGGCGTATTCCTGATTATCGGGCTGTGCCTGTTTTCCGTCTTATTCGTCAGGAACATCCGCAGCGTGGCATCTGAGCCCATGTACCTTACTTTTGCTGTATTGCTGTTGTTGTTTGTAGCCTATTCCGCCGCGGGCTTTTACGGGCACAAGGTCGTCTGGTATGCGAGGCTGCTCAAACAGTTTTTGCCATTCCTGGTCATTTTCACCATCTTTGCGATAGCCGCCATAGCAGGAAGTTTTCGCGCAAGGCCCATAGTAACGACCTGCATCGTATTCGCGGTAAGTGCGACATTGGCGGTGGCATTCGCACTTCAGTTGAATGCCTACCGGCAATACACGTACCCTAAGGATGTTGCCTGGGAATACTACAATAAATACCGCTTTAAAAGTGCTGCAACGGTTTCGGAATACAGCAGAGCCCGGCCGGACATGCCGAATTTCAGCATCGTGAAGAAGAAGTTTCCCCGCGAAAATGCACCTGGACTTGTATTTGTCAATGTCACCGATATTTATCCTTTCAACGATATCGAAAACTACCATCAATACCTGCCCGACGCGGACGAAAGGTTGCTCTTTTCCGGCGAAAGCTGCCTGAATTTCAAGCCGTATCAGTTTGAAGCTTATGATATCTGGGCGAGGAAAAACCTGGATGAAGCGAAATTGCGTATCAAGGTGTACCGCAAGCAGGGCGCCCGTTAACGACCGTTACTTTTCCTCATGGTATTCCTGCTCCGTGTTGATGGACCAGATGTTTTCCTTTGAAACCGAACCATTCTTTATATTCTCCACCGCCTGGATTGCCGTAAGCATCGAATGGTCCTGGTTGTTGTATTTGTGCATCCCGTTGCGGCCTACCAGGTATAGGTTTTCGATTGCATCGGTGAATTCCCTGATCTCATCAAACCGCGCGTAGGTTCCGAAATAGGCAGGATATGTCTTTGGCATCTTGATTACGGTAAAATCAAGCACGTCTGCGGCAGCGTCAATGAAACCGAGTTGCTGCATCTCGCGCATCGCCATCTCACCCATTGCCTCGGGCGACTGATCCCATATGTTGTCGCCTTCATTACAGAAATACTCCAGTCCAACCCAGAATGTCCCGGCGTCTTTCACCAAAAACGGGCTCCAGTTATTGAAAACCTGGATGCGGCCTACCTTGACGTAAGGTTCCTGTATGTAAATCCAATTGTCGTCAGGGGTGTGATTCATTTTTTTCAGGAGCAGGCCAACGGTAATGAAGTCACGGTATTTCAAGCCTTGAGCCACTTCTGAGACGTTCGCGGGAATATCCGTCTGCAGCGCCGAGATCAACTCGCTGACGGGCATCGTCGATAAAAAGTAATCGCCATGAACCTCTTCCGACACACCCAAAGCATCGGTAACGGTGACGCCTGATATTTTTCCTTCCGCAAAATGAATCGCTGTCACTTTGGTGTTTAATTTGAGGATGCCGCCGCCCGCCGAGATCCTATCAGCAACCTCTTCCCACATCTGGCCTGGACCGTACTTGGGGTAAAGGAAATATTCGATGAGCGACGTTTCAGTGTCCTTCTGTCCTATGCTATTATTTTTTTTGCCGAAAAGACGCTTAAAGTAATGGATGAGCGTCGTGGTAACCGACAATCCCTTGATGCGCTGCGCGCCCCATTCGGCACTGATCTCAGAACACGGTATGCCCCAGACCTTTTCGGTATAATCCCTGAAAAACAGCCTGTAAAGCCGTTTACCGAAACGGTTGATGAAGAACTGGTCCAGCGTCTGCACTTCCTTTATCGGAAACAGGCTCGCCTTAATGTAACTCATCCCGATCAGGAAGGTATTGAATAAACCGATTTTACGGACCGTTTCGGGCGTGAGCGAGATCGGGTAGTCAAAAAACTGTTTATTGAAGAAAATACGCGACTTCCGCCGGCGCACAAGCATCACTTTATCATGGTCTGCTGCGTGGGGAATGTTTTTTATGACGGCCGACTTATTCTGGTAAGAAATCCTGATTTCCTCGCTGTCCGATTGGATGGGCAGGATGTCATTCCACCAATTCATCACGACATCCGACTTCGAAAAGAAACGATGTCCGCCAATGTCGATCTTATTGCCTTTGTAATCGACCGTACGCGAAATCCCGCCCCAGTAATCACTCATTTCAATGACCACCGGCTGGATGTCAGTCTGTTTCAGGAATTCATACGCTGCGGTTAATCCTGCAGGACCTCCCCCGATAATGATGGCTTTTTTTGATTTCAATCCGCTCAATTGTTAGCTGCCCAAAACTACATTAAATTGTCGAAAACAAATCTTTATTCTGCTATATTTGGGAGGAAAATTTACGAGATGATGCGCCACGCCCGACTTTACCCATACCTTTTCGCCCTGGTCGTTGCGTTTTACTGCCTTGTCCTGGCGCGCTTTGGGTTTGAAAACTGGGATTCGGGATTCATAAACGGGTTCAGCTGGCGGCTCTTGCAGGGCGAGATGCCATACCGCGATTTCATCTACATCAGGCCGCCGTTCTCGATTTATCTGCACGCCATACTGCTCCGGGTTTTACCTGAGACCGGGCAGATTTATTGCATCCGGATTGCCGGCTACCTGTCGTTTGCATTGATCAGCTGGTGTGTCGTTTCCGGATTTGACAAAGTATACCGGCTGCGACAACTCCAACTCGACAAATGGGCGGTCATGACGCTTTGTTTCATGGCATCGGTACACAATTTCTTTGCAGATCCGTGGTTTACCGTTGACGGTATCTTATTCGCCTCGGTAGCGTTCTATTTGGTGTGCCGCAGCCGTAACCTTTCGCTCGCGCAATTGTTCGCAGTATCGCTGTGCTGTGTGCTGTCGGCACTCGTCAAGCAGTCTTTTTATCCGATCCCGATCGGTTTCGGTTTGTGGATTCTTCTGAAGGAAGGTTTCCGAAAGGCTGCCTTTTTTGGATTTTTCTCGGCAATGCTTCTGGGAATTTTCGTGGCGTGGCTGCTGTCTTTCACGTCCTGGAGCCTTTTCCTGGGCCAGGTCGCAGGGGTGGCCAATGCCGGAAATCTGTACGATACCGGCTTCATGAATTACCTCCATATTTATCATAACAAAATTATTTTTGGCATGGTAATGGCCCTGCCTTTGTTGATCTCATGGTTCATGTGCCGCAAACGGCCCACGCTTCAGGACTATCTCAAATGGCTTGCTATGGTCATTTTTATTTCGGCGTTTCTCGCGGTACCGTTCATACGCTTCAAAGATGTCCCGGTAATTTTTTTCAATGCCGTTGCGGCGGGACTGCTTTATCGTATTGTGAAGGAAAAAACGCTGAAACCGTTCCTGCCTGTAATCGCTTTAATGATGATCGGCTGGTGCGCTTCGCTAAGCCTGGGCTACAAGACGCCGGTACTTTTCTCAGGCGGATTGATCGTCAGTTACCTGTGGCTGATGCATGAGGATTTTGCCGCGCTCGGGCTGAGGCGATATTATACGTCGGCGGGGCTTGCCGTTTGCGCATTCATGCTTTTGTTGAATATCCATCCGTACCGCAGCCAACCCATCACAACATTAGATTGTGGGATGGAAGCTGTTTCTCCAAAACTGGCATTCATCCGAAGCGACAAAGCGACGCTCGAAAAGCACCTGGAGCTGAAAAAACTCGCGCAGCGTTTCGGTCCCGGTTATTTCACGGCACCATCGCTTCCCTTATCCCATTATCTTTTTGGCACACAAAATCCAATGCCCGCCGGGTGGCTGACGAATTTTGAAATCAACGGCAAGGTGTCCGGATTGCTGGAAGCGGCTTCCCGGAAAAAGGCATATATGTTCCTTGAAAAATCATTCCTTGACGGGGAACCGTTTATCGCTTCAGACCAAAATCGGAAAGATTTCAGTCAATTCGCGTGGGTTATTTACCATAAATGCCGTCCCATAATGCAAACACGGCATTTTCTGGTATACCAAACCGATGAAATCCGGAAAACCCTCTAGCGTCCTTTCGTGAAAATCACATTGCGCAGATGCAGGAACAGCAGCAGGTTGTATATTGAATAGGTTACGAAATGCGCCATAACAACGCCTTCAATGCCGTAGCTGCCAACCAGGTAGCGGCTGCAGAAAAACATCACACCCATAGACGCAAATTCTGTGACAATGAAGGCGGCCGTGTGTTTTTTCGCTACCAGATAGTATCCCAGGATCATCGACAATGCCTTGAGCAGATCGCCTGACAGCTGCCAGAAAAACAAGGCATCGACTGGGACGAAGGCTTTGGTAAACAAGAGCCGCACGACGAACCCCCGCATCACATATAAGGCCAGCAGCGCGAGCGCAAAAACCGGCAGTATATTCCGGAAGTAACTGAAAATGACAGTACGAGTCTCAGCATTGGTTTTCGCTGTGACTAGTTTTGGCAGGAAGTACACAGACACGACGGTACTGACAAACATCATATAGTAGCCTGAAATCCTGCTCATTGCTTCCCAATAGCCCGCATTTTCAATACCTTCCGAAACGATAATATAGTTTCGGACAGCCACAAAAACCAATGGTGAGATGACGGCTGACACTACCGCCATCAGCGAGTAAGACGACATTTTTTTGATGATTCCAAACGAAAAATACGACCGGCTGAAATAGGCGAACGACGAGATTTCCTTTGGGATAAAAAACAGGACCGCAAAAAATACCAGCGCGGGCGCCACGATCACGGCCAGCAAGGCACCGAAAGTATGGTATTGCGAAACCAGGATCACCGAAAGCGCCAGCCCGATGACATTTCCGCACATGTTGATGTACACCACTTCGCGGAACTTTCCCAACCCGTTGATTACCGAAATCAGCAGCAAAGAACAGGCATACCAGGGCATCGCAGCGGCCAGCACGCGGAAAATTGATTGGTAAGGGTACGCCTCCCCGAAAATCAGGTCACTCCAAAGCCCCGCCAGGAAAAACAATGACAGGCTCAGCAGCATCGCTACGACGGCCAATGACAGGAAGACGGTCGAAAGGATGCGACGCAACTCGGTCGGGTTGCCCTTATTTTCAGCAGTATATTTAACAAGTCCGTTCTGGAAACCCAGGGTACCGGCCGTTTCCAAAGAAGAAAGGAAATTCCGGAGATTCCCGACAAGGGCCATGCCTGATGGTCCGACAAAGACCGCAATTACTTTCGACGTGACCAGGCCAATGGCGATTTTGAGGGCGACACTCAGCGAATTTAAGGATGCCGCTTTAAATAACGAAGATTTCCATATGCCCCTGATGCTGTCCAATTAATAACAGTTTAAGGCTGAAATAACGACGCCTGCCTCGGTTTCGGTCATGACCGGCGAAATCGGGAGGCTCAGGACTTCATCGTGGATTTTCTCCGTAATCGGTAAAGACAAATGATGCCAGTCCGTCAACGCTTTTTGCCTGTGCGGCGCAATCGGGTAATGGATTTGCGTGCTGATGCCGTGATCGGATAAAAACCGTTGCAGCCCCTCCCTGTCCGCCGTCCGGATTACATACAGGTGAAACACATGGCTGTGGTTTCCGGGGTTGAAAGGCAATGTGATCTTTGGATTGGAGATTCCGGCGCCATATATCGCTGCAATGTTCCTGCGGTGGTCATTGTCGGGATCCAGTCCGTCCAGTTTGACGTTCAGGAAGGCCGCCTGGATTTCGTCCAGGCGTGAATTCGTGCCTGCAATGTCATGACGGTATTTGACTTCACTACCATAATTGTGCAGGGAATAGACCGTTGCAGCCAGCGCGTCGTCATTTGTCGTAATCGCACCCGCATCGCCCAAAGCACCCAGGTTTTTTGCAGGATAGAAACTGAAGGCGGCGGCATCTGAAAGGTTTCCCGCACGAACGCCTGCGCCGGTCATCGCGCCATGCGCCTGCGCGGCATCTTCAATCAGGAGCAGTCCGTGCTTTTCGGCAAGCGCCGACAATGCCGCCATGTCTGCAAGCTGCCCATACAGATGCACCGCAATAATGGCCTTGGTTTTCGTGCTGATCTTATCCGTCGCCGCTGTTGGATCAAGGTTGAAAGTCTTTACATCGGGTTCGGCAGCCACAGGCACCAAACCTGCTTCGAGCACCGAAAGCATCGTAGCGATAAACGTATTGGCAGGCACGATGACTTCATCGCCCGGTTGTAGCCTGCCCAACTGTACATAAGCCTTGAGGATCAGCACCAGGGCGTCCAGTCCGTTTGCCACGCCGATGCAGTGTTTGGTACCGCAGTACGCAGCGTATTTTTGTTCGAATGCCTTTACCTCGTCGCCGAGGATGAACCAACCCTTTTGCAGGATATCGTCCAGTCTTTGGCGGAAGCCGGCTTCATACGGCGCGTTTATTTTATGTAAATCCAAAAATGGTATCATAGGCAGCTTATATCAAAACGTCGTCGAGTAGTACGTAACCGGCCGTGTCGACCTCATAGAAATCCTGAACCATGGTCGTGGCCCCAAAACTCTCTTTCCAGTATGACAGCCCGGCGTTGAGCTTTTGGCCCATACTTTCATTCGATATCCCGAAATCGAAAAACTTCTTTTCCCGAAAAGTCCCGCGTATCAAAGTGTCAAATAAAAAGTCCAGGCTGCCCAAATCAGCGCGGGTTTCATTCGCGGCAATATACTGCGCGTGGGCGACATTCGGCGTCTCAAATATCGTAGTGCCGGCCACAAGTGTATCTTGGTGATACACATTGAAATGACGGATACTTTGTGGAAACTGCGACGCGAGCCGCTGGATTTCTTCGAGCGAATGCACGGGTCTTGTCTGATGCCGAGACCCTAAATTAGGAATCAGGATTTGGTTCCAGAACGCCTCGAATGAATGCTCTTCGCGAACCGCCAGCTGGTTTTCAACACCCTTTTTGATGCCGCGTCTGCGCAGCGCGGAGATTTTATAACGGCTGTTGCTTTCAATGACTGACAATGTATCACGCCGTACGAGCCGTGCTTTGGCTAAAAACAGCGCGTAGTCGCATTCCTGCCGCGGCTTGAGGCAATATACTGGCGGAAGACATTTGTACGACAACATTGTGAACCCGTTTTGTTGTGCGAAATACAAAACCGCCCTAAAGACGGCGATCACTTCGTGCAATCTGAGGCTTCCGTAAACGAGTCCGCCATACGTCAGCCCCTGATGGGAATAAAGCGTATTTCCGGCAGCATTCGCAGGCAGTAAAGCCACAAGACGGCTGCCTTCATAAATCATCAGCGAAAAATCTAAAAACCTATCGGCGTGATAGTCCATGAAATTCCGGTGAAACAGGAAGCTTGCCTGGTCTGCCTGATCCAGGAAATCATTCCAGACGGCAGCATCAGTGGTTTGGTATCGTATGACGGTGTAGTTTTTCAAGCGTGTTGGTTGACTCTGGAAAATTACTGATTTTTTAGTTTCCGCCGCAGCCTTTCGGCAAAAAGGCGTCCAATAAAAATATTTGTATCTTTAAACCTAAAATTGCAAAAGTGAAACTGATCAAACGCCTTGTTTATTGCCTGGTTACGGCATTAATCTGCTGCAGCGTCCATTCGCAGGCGATTTCACTTTACCAGCAGTTTAACGGCCGTTACGATTTCGTGTTTATTGGCAATACGCTTAACGCAATGGAGAACAACAGCCTGCCGGGCATTCCGCCGCCGCCCTGTTCCATCCTGACCGAATCTTCCGCTGACCTGCTGCTTGCTCCCGACGACGTGATTACCAAGGCGTACCTGTATTGGGCCGGCTCGGGTACCGGTGTTTTTAACGTAATGCTGAATGACGAAGCCATTTCCGCCCAGCGTACCTTCAGTATTGTCAATAGCGCGGGTCTGGAATGCTTCAGTGCTTTTGCAGATATCACCGACTTTATCGTTGCCAATGGCAATACGACTTATAATTTCTCAGGAATGGACCTTAGCGACACCATCCCTCCCTATTGCCCCACCGGAGGCAATTTCGGCGGATGGGCGATTATTATCGTCTATGAAAATGCCGCATTGCCATTGAACCAACTCAATGTTTACGATGGTATGCAGGCGATTCCGGGCAACATCACCATCACGCTGGACAGCCTCAATGTCATTGACGATGAAGGGGCGAAGATCGGGTTCCTGGCCTGGGAAGGCGACAAGAACATTTCAGACGGTGAAAAGCTTTTCATCAACGAGCACCTGCTCAGCAATGCACTGAATCCTTCCACAAACGCCTTCAATGGCACCAACAGTTTTACCAACTCCGACACGCTGTACAATATGGACCTCGATGTCTACAACATTCAGGGAAACATCAGCATCGGTGATGTCGAGGCGACCATCAGGCTGGAATCGACGCGCGATTTCGTCATGGTCAACGCGATAGTGACCAAACTCAACAGCCAGCTTCCCGACGCGGTGATTGCAATCGACGGCACCGAAAAATCATGCAACTCCAGGTCAATTACCGTCGACTATACCGTCTCAAATCCAAACAGCACCGATCCGCTTCCCGCCAATACCGAAGTCGCCGCATTTGCAGACAGCCAGTATTTGGGTGGCGGATTCACCGTTGCCATCATCCCGATTGGTGGCAGCGAGTCAGGTACTGTCACGCTCGAGATCCCGGCCTCCGTTCCTGCCGACTTTACGCTGCGGCTCGTGGTCGACAGCAATGCGGCGGGTGCCGGCAGCGTCAAGGAAATCAATGAGGGCAACAATGCGGCCACGATTGCTTTTTCGCTGATTGCCTCTCCTGAGTTTAACCCGCCACCGGATCTCGTGGCATGCAATGAAGGCGGAATGCGCGGCACGTTTGACTTTTCAGGCTACCCCGACCTGATTAAGTTGCGGCCGGGCGATATGGTAGCGTTTTTTAATTCAGCGGAGGACGCTGCAGCGGACGTCAATCAGATTAACAATCCGGAAGCCCTCTCTGCCATTGCCCCACAGCCGGTTTTTGTGCGGATCAGCAACGGGGACTGCTACAGTGTGACGTCTTTTAACTTACGGGTACGCAACTGCCCACCGAAGGTTTACAACCTTGTCGAGCCGTTCGGGAATAACTTCTACGACACCTTCCTGATTGACGGACTTCGGGATATTTTTGTGGATTTCCGGTTGTCGATTTACAACCGTTGGGGTGCGCTGGTCTGGACCGGCGACAACAGCAGGGACGACTGGGATGGCACGGCATCGGAAGGATTCCGGCTGTCCGGGAAGGACCTTCCCGGCGGGACTTACTATTACATACTCGAACTCAACGATCCGGATTACCCCAATCCCCTGGCGGGATTTGTGTACCTGAAGAAGTAAGCGCACGGCACCGCGTGAGGGATGGCAGCGGCATCCTTTTGCCCATCCCGCAGGGTGGGCAAAAGATACAGCGCACAGCCCGACCCGAGGTACGAGGGGCACGCCCCCGCAATTGGCATACTCAACCGCGCTCTAAAGGCGACAGGTACCATCTGAACTTCACGGCCATGAGTCTCAGGGCAATGATGATGCAGGAAGTGATCAGGTAAATCGCATCTTTTCCCAGACCTGTTTTCTGCAATGCAAAGAAGACCACGCCGCCGACGATGCATATGGTAGCGTATATCTCGCGCCTGAAAATTACGGGGATTTCATTGCATAAGATGTCGCGGATGACCCCGCCGAAACTCGCGGTCATGGTGCCCAGTGCGATGCAGATTACAGGGTGCAGCCCGATGTTGATACCCTTTTCGAGGCCGATCAGGGTGAAGACCCCCAAACCGATCGTGTCAAATAAAAACAAAGAAACGCGCAGGCGATCCAGTTTCTTCCTGAAGAGGATTGCGAGGAAAAATCCCGCGCTGATCAGG
The nucleotide sequence above comes from Flavobacterium magnum. Encoded proteins:
- a CDS encoding glycosyltransferase, whose protein sequence is MDILLVGEYSRLHNSLKEGLIENGHRVRLAGFADGFKDYPVDLKFNKPWDCGFLRKIKVLVHKITGFNVSSYLIYRQFYKNRALFSGHDVVQLINENSFYCGYHYERKILEYIFRNNKKVFLLSCGSDYTNVRYCFQNPGFKSVVQPYLAGKIKKKDFLPVLKFRKAGYRKLHDYLYEHISGVIASDLDYHVPLAGHPKYLGMIPNPVNLEKLRTEDDGHSDKIVIFLGINQENYFRKGIDFFEKALAVIQHKYAKQVEIIVTRNLPYNQYISAYNRAHIILDQTYSLDQGYNALEAMAKGKVVFTGAEKLFETHYGLTEKVAVNALPDTDYIVKQLAFLIEHPEEIKAIGKRAEAFIKTQHDHAGIARKYVSIWE
- a CDS encoding NAD(P)/FAD-dependent oxidoreductase — its product is MKSKKAIIIGGGPAGLTAAYEFLKQTDIQPVVIEMSDYWGGISRTVDYKGNKIDIGGHRFFSKSDVVMNWWNDILPIQSDSEEIRISYQNKSAVIKNIPHAADHDKVMLVRRRKSRIFFNKQFFDYPISLTPETVRKIGLFNTFLIGMSYIKASLFPIKEVQTLDQFFINRFGKRLYRLFFRDYTEKVWGIPCSEISAEWGAQRIKGLSVTTTLIHYFKRLFGKKNNSIGQKDTETSLIEYFLYPKYGPGQMWEEVADRISAGGGILKLNTKVTAIHFAEGKISGVTVTDALGVSEEVHGDYFLSTMPVSELISALQTDIPANVSEVAQGLKYRDFITVGLLLKKMNHTPDDNWIYIQEPYVKVGRIQVFNNWSPFLVKDAGTFWVGLEYFCNEGDNIWDQSPEAMGEMAMREMQQLGFIDAAADVLDFTVIKMPKTYPAYFGTYARFDEIREFTDAIENLYLVGRNGMHKYNNQDHSMLTAIQAVENIKNGSVSKENIWSINTEQEYHEEK
- a CDS encoding O-antigen translocase, which gives rise to MDSIRGIWKSSLFKAASLNSLSVALKIAIGLVTSKVIAVFVGPSGMALVGNLRNFLSSLETAGTLGFQNGLVKYTAENKGNPTELRRILSTVFLSLAVVAMLLSLSLFFLAGLWSDLIFGEAYPYQSIFRVLAAAMPWYACSLLLISVINGLGKFREVVYINMCGNVIGLALSVILVSQYHTFGALLAVIVAPALVFFAVLFFIPKEISSFAYFSRSYFSFGIIKKMSSYSLMAVVSAVISPLVFVAVRNYIIVSEGIENAGYWEAMSRISGYYMMFVSTVVSVYFLPKLVTAKTNAETRTVIFSYFRNILPVFALALLALYVMRGFVVRLLFTKAFVPVDALFFWQLSGDLLKALSMILGYYLVAKKHTAAFIVTEFASMGVMFFCSRYLVGSYGIEGVVMAHFVTYSIYNLLLFLHLRNVIFTKGR
- a CDS encoding DegT/DnrJ/EryC1/StrS family aminotransferase translates to MIPFLDLHKINAPYEAGFRQRLDDILQKGWFILGDEVKAFEQKYAAYCGTKHCIGVANGLDALVLILKAYVQLGRLQPGDEVIVPANTFIATMLSVLEAGLVPVAAEPDVKTFNLDPTAATDKISTKTKAIIAVHLYGQLADMAALSALAEKHGLLLIEDAAQAHGAMTGAGVRAGNLSDAAAFSFYPAKNLGALGDAGAITTNDDALAATVYSLHNYGSEVKYRHDIAGTNSRLDEIQAAFLNVKLDGLDPDNDHRRNIAAIYGAGISNPKITLPFNPGNHSHVFHLYVIRTADREGLQRFLSDHGISTQIHYPIAPHRQKALTDWHHLSLPITEKIHDEVLSLPISPVMTETEAGVVISALNCY
- a CDS encoding GNAT family N-acetyltransferase; translated protein: MKNYTVIRYQTTDAAVWNDFLDQADQASFLFHRNFMDYHADRFLDFSLMIYEGSRLVALLPANAAGNTLYSHQGLTYGGLVYGSLRLHEVIAVFRAVLYFAQQNGFTMLSYKCLPPVYCLKPRQECDYALFLAKARLVRRDTLSVIESNSRYKISALRRRGIKKGVENQLAVREEHSFEAFWNQILIPNLGSRHQTRPVHSLEEIQRLASQFPQSIRHFNVYHQDTLVAGTTIFETPNVAHAQYIAANETRADLGSLDFLFDTLIRGTFREKKFFDFGISNESMGQKLNAGLSYWKESFGATTMVQDFYEVDTAGYVLLDDVLI